The Gemmatimonadota bacterium DNA segment GCCGGGCTCGGCCGCGGCACCGGCGCGCCGTCGATCCACACGGGCGTGGAAGGACTGATCGAAGCCGTCGCCCACCCCGACGTGGACCTGGTGATCAGCGCCCTTCCGGGGAGCGCGGGTCTCGTCCCCACGCTCAAAGCGATCGAAGCGGGCAAGACCATCGGACTGGCCAACAAGGAGATCCTGGTCATGGCCGGGGAGGTCGTCATGGAATCGGCGCGGCGGAACGGCGTGGACATCCTGCCCGTGGACAGCGAGCATTGCGCGGTGCACCAGTGCCTCGCCGGACAGGACCCGGACCGGATCGAGCGCGTGATCCTGACGGCCTCGGGCGGCCCTTTCCGCAACAGCGATCCGGCAGCGCTGACGCGGATTTCCACGACGGACGCGCTGAACCATCCCACGTGGAACATGGGACGCAAAGTCACCATCGATTCCGCGACGCTCATGAACAAGGGATTCGAGGTCATCGAGGCCCACTGGCTCTTCGGCCTCCCCGTGTCGAAAATCGACGTGGTGATCCATCCGCAGTCCATTATCCACTCCATGGTCGAGATGGTCGACGGGTCTTTGCTGGCGCAGATGGGTCCCACCGACATGCGCATACCGATCCAGTATGCTCTCTCTTACCCGGAACGCCTGGAAACCCCCTGGCCGCGATTCGACATCACGCGGAGCTGGTCCCTGACCCTGGATCCGCCCGATGAGGACACGTTTCCCTGCCTGGGGCTCGCCTACGAGGCCAGCCGCCGGGGGGCCACCGCGCCCGCCGTGCTGAGTACGGCCGACGAAATGGCCGTAGAGGCCTTCCTCGAGCACCGGATCGGATTTACCGACATACCGGGCATCATCGCCGATGCCATGGACCGGCACGCGGCCGCGGCGGACGGCTCGGCACCCGTGACGCTGGAATCCATCGTGGCGGCGGACCGGTGGACCAGGGCGTACTGCGGGAAAAAGTTGATTGCCGGGTGAAGGTGGCCGCCTGTATATTTCTGTGTCATGTTATCCGCCGCGCGAAGTGCGCGTCGAGGGTATGAGAAAAGGTAAGAAAAGAACGGAGTTTCCGGCATGTTAACCACCGTGCTATCGGCGATTTTCGTCCTCGGGCTGCTGGTCTTCTTCCACGAGCTGGGCCACTTTCTGGCCGCCAAGCGCATGGGTATCCGGGTGGAGCGGTTCTCCCTCGGGTTTCCGCCCAAGATGATCGGCAAGACCATAGGAGACACCGAGTACTGTATCTCCTGGATTCCCCTGGGCGGCTACGTGAAAATGGCCGGAGAGCAACCCGACCGCCAGTCGGAGGAGAAGGCTGGCGAGCCCGGGGAATTCCAGTCCAAGTCCGTGAGCGCGCGCGCCTTCGTCATCGCGGCGGGTCCCGGGGCGAATTTCGTCCTCGCCTTCATCATCTTCTGGCTGTTCTACGTGACCATG contains these protein-coding regions:
- a CDS encoding 1-deoxy-D-xylulose-5-phosphate reductoisomerase; protein product: MKRIAILGSTGSVGTQTLDVIAAFPDRYAAHSLTANTRVDLLEQQIARFRPRMIAVADGDRADRLVRGDAGLGRGTGAPSIHTGVEGLIEAVAHPDVDLVISALPGSAGLVPTLKAIEAGKTIGLANKEILVMAGEVVMESARRNGVDILPVDSEHCAVHQCLAGQDPDRIERVILTASGGPFRNSDPAALTRISTTDALNHPTWNMGRKVTIDSATLMNKGFEVIEAHWLFGLPVSKIDVVIHPQSIIHSMVEMVDGSLLAQMGPTDMRIPIQYALSYPERLETPWPRFDITRSWSLTLDPPDEDTFPCLGLAYEASRRGATAPAVLSTADEMAVEAFLEHRIGFTDIPGIIADAMDRHAAAADGSAPVTLESIVAADRWTRAYCGKKLIAG